In a single window of the Candidatus Methylomirabilota bacterium genome:
- a CDS encoding HlyD family secretion protein — MTRKLFLGLAGLAVLGALGYGVYAWVYSRSYIWTDDAYVEGTIAQVSAKVSGHVAELMVDDNQTVKAGALLLRVDPRDYQAKRDQAAAAAAVAEAALKSVSTEVPLARELTRAQGDEARAQLEAARVAERAAESAVAEVVARVESRRAAVAAMTAEVQGAMSTARQTSREQERVRQLARGGYVAERDVDQAEAAASTSSSNLEATRRRLTQAESEVTQAEAELASRKLAVTQARERALEAKATLARAESQRHTVPLKEAEVVRAEARLREAQADLALAELQLGYTEVRAPIDGVVAKKTVELGQVVQMGQPLMALVPLHAVWVVANFKETQLARVRPGQTAWVEVDTFSGKHLKGVVDSISAGTGSRFSLLPPENATGNWVKVVQRVPVKIRLDGKEVGNPPPLRAGMSAIVTIKVN, encoded by the coding sequence ATGACGCGTAAGCTCTTTCTGGGGTTGGCGGGGCTGGCGGTCCTGGGGGCCCTCGGCTACGGCGTTTACGCCTGGGTGTACTCCCGTTCGTATATTTGGACAGACGACGCCTACGTCGAGGGGACCATCGCGCAGGTCAGCGCGAAGGTGAGTGGCCATGTAGCCGAGCTCATGGTCGACGACAACCAGACCGTCAAGGCGGGAGCCCTCCTCCTGCGCGTGGATCCCCGCGACTATCAGGCCAAGCGCGATCAGGCGGCGGCGGCCGCCGCGGTGGCGGAAGCCGCGCTCAAGTCGGTCAGCACGGAGGTGCCCCTTGCGCGCGAGCTGACGCGGGCGCAGGGCGACGAGGCGCGCGCCCAGCTCGAAGCGGCCCGTGTGGCGGAGCGCGCAGCGGAATCGGCGGTGGCCGAGGTGGTGGCCCGCGTCGAGTCGCGCCGCGCCGCGGTCGCAGCGATGACCGCCGAGGTGCAGGGGGCGATGAGCACCGCGCGCCAGACGTCCAGAGAGCAGGAGCGGGTGCGGCAGCTCGCCAGGGGCGGCTACGTGGCCGAGCGCGACGTGGACCAGGCCGAGGCCGCGGCATCGACGTCATCCTCCAACCTGGAGGCAACCCGCCGCCGTCTCACGCAGGCCGAGAGCGAGGTGACGCAGGCCGAGGCGGAGCTGGCCTCGCGCAAGCTGGCGGTGACCCAGGCCCGCGAGCGCGCGCTCGAGGCGAAGGCCACGCTGGCCCGGGCGGAGAGCCAGCGCCACACCGTCCCGCTGAAGGAGGCCGAGGTCGTGCGCGCCGAGGCGCGGCTGCGCGAGGCGCAGGCCGATCTGGCCCTGGCCGAGCTGCAGCTCGGCTACACCGAGGTGCGCGCGCCCATCGACGGCGTGGTGGCGAAGAAGACGGTGGAGCTGGGCCAGGTGGTGCAGATGGGCCAGCCCCTCATGGCGCTGGTGCCGCTGCACGCGGTCTGGGTGGTGGCGAACTTCAAGGAGACGCAGCTCGCCCGCGTGCGCCCCGGTCAGACCGCCTGGGTCGAGGTCGATACCTTCTCGGGCAAGCACCTCAAGGGCGTGGTCGACTCGATCAGCGCCGGGACGGGCTCGCGGTTCTCGCTCCTGCCTCCCGAGAATGCCACCGGCAACTGGGTGAAGGTGGTGCAGCGCGTGCCCGTGAAGATCCGCCTCGACGGCAAGGAAGTGGGCAATCCCCCGCCCCTCCGCGCCGGCATGTCCGCCATCGTCACGATCAAGGTCAACTAG
- a CDS encoding mechanosensitive ion channel family protein, whose amino-acid sequence MNYFSAKDLTMDLAIRYGFQVVGALVILGVGLLVARWVGNVTDGWLQKRALEPSARRLMVRGVRIVVMVFALVVALDKFGFQIAPLVAGIGVAGLGIGIALQGVLSNVVAGLTIIFTKPFRVGEFVEVVGVHGQVSIIELFSTTLLHFDRSRVVIPNRKIVGEILHNYGHIRQLDLRVDVAFAADIERALSAARAAVEADPRTLREPAPVIAVAGLTDARVTLAVKPWVAVDHEVAASGDLNRTILERIRAAGLEVPLSRHEIRMLA is encoded by the coding sequence ATGAACTACTTCTCCGCGAAGGACCTGACGATGGACCTGGCGATTCGCTACGGGTTCCAGGTGGTCGGGGCGCTCGTCATCCTGGGCGTGGGCCTCCTCGTGGCCCGCTGGGTGGGCAATGTCACCGACGGCTGGTTGCAGAAGCGGGCCCTCGAGCCGTCCGCGCGCCGCCTCATGGTGCGGGGGGTCCGCATCGTGGTGATGGTCTTCGCCCTCGTCGTGGCGCTCGACAAGTTCGGCTTCCAGATCGCCCCGCTCGTCGCGGGCATCGGGGTGGCCGGCCTGGGTATCGGGATCGCGCTGCAGGGCGTTCTCTCGAACGTGGTGGCGGGGCTCACCATCATCTTCACCAAGCCCTTTCGCGTGGGCGAGTTCGTGGAGGTCGTCGGCGTCCACGGTCAGGTCAGCATTATCGAGCTCTTCTCCACGACGTTGCTGCACTTCGACCGATCCCGCGTGGTGATCCCGAACCGGAAGATCGTGGGTGAGATCTTGCACAACTACGGCCATATCCGGCAGCTCGACCTCCGCGTCGACGTCGCGTTCGCCGCCGACATCGAGCGGGCGCTGAGCGCCGCCCGGGCCGCGGTGGAGGCCGATCCGCGCACGCTGCGCGAGCCCGCGCCGGTGATCGCGGTCGCGGGGCTCACCGACGCCCGCGTGACGCTGGCCGTGAAACCCTGGGTCGCGGTGGACCACGAGGTGGCCGCGTCGGGCGACCTCAATCGCACGATCCTGGAGCGCATCCGCGCCGCGGGCCTCGAGGTCCCGCTCTCGCGTCACGAGATCCGGATGCTCGCGTGA